TGGCGAGTTATCTCACGCTACCCTTTCGGACGCCAAGTGCGACGGAGTCTTTGATTCCAGCCATTGACAGGGGGTTAGAGGTAACCAAGCGGATTGGCTTACTGGGAGCATCGGTAACACAGCATCCTGAGTTTGAAGTATTGCTCGATTACCTATCTCAACCGAGGTATGAGGATGTGCGGCTGAGTATTGCCTCTGTGCGAACCAATACAGTCACACCGAAGCTAGCAGAAACGCTCACTCAACGAGGGACAAACTCTATTACTATCGCGGTAGAAAGTGGTTCAGAACGGCTGCGGCAAATTATTAATAAGAAGCTAACCAACGAGGAAATTCTTCAAGCTGCCCTTAATGCCAAAGCCGGTGGATTAAAGAGTCTCAAACTCTATGGGATGGTGGGTGTTCCGGGAGAGGAAATGTCCGACGTGGAACAAACCGTGGCGATGATGAAACAGATCAAAAAAGCCGCTCCCGGTTTACGTTTGACTTTCGGTTGCAGTACCTTCGTTCCAAAAGCTCATACCCCATTTCAGTGGTTTGGGGTGAATTCTCAGGCAGAGAAGCGGCTGAAGTTTTTGCAGAAACACCTTAAACCCCAAGGAATCGATTTTCGACCGGAAAGCTATAACTGGTCGGTGATTCAAGCCTTGATATCAAGAGGCGATCGCAGATTATCCCATCTGTTAGAACTCACGCGACATTACGGAGACTCTGTAGGCAGTTATCGCCGTGCCTTCAAAGAGCTAAAAGGACAATTACCGGAACTGGATTTTTACGTTCATACTAATTGGTCAACGGATAAAGTATTGCCTTGGAATCACTTACAGGGGCCACTACCTCAGGGAACGTTACTCAAGCATCGGGATGCGGCAGTCTCTCAATTTGAGCCACCTCAAGTTGTGGGTATTGGATAAGAAAAATCGTCGGTAGTCAAAATTCTTGAATGGAACAATTCCCTAAAAATCAGACAGAACCCAGCTCTCATTCTCAGCCTTTACAAATTATTCGCAAACTCGGAAAATTTTCACAGTTCTGCCTGAATAATGGCTTGCTCTTTGCCCTACTCATGTGGCTGTTGAGCCGATTGCTGATTCTCGTCGCAATGTTCCTAATTGCTCCTTCCCTGCCAGTACCACCACGAGGGATTGCTCCAGAAATTGGCTGGGATGTCTTCGCTGGTTGGGATGGGGAGTGGTATCAGAAATTGGTCATGTCTGGCTACGAATATGCCGATGATGGCAAGCAACATACGGTTGCCTTCTTTCCCTTGTTGGCGTTGGTTATCCGGGGCGTCATGGCTTTTGGTTTGCCGTTTGAGGTGGCAGGGACACTGGTGAATAATCTGGCATTTTTAGCTGCCTTGATGCTGATTTATGTGTGGGTAGAACAGTGTCACGGAAAAGAATCGGCGCGGTGGACAATCGCCACTCTAGCCTGGTGTCCATTCTCACTCTATGGCACGGTGATTTATACAGAAGGGCTGTTTCTGTTGTTGAGCTCAGCTAGTTTACGAGCGTTTGAGAAACGGCACTATGCCTGGGTTGCCTTGTGGGGGGCTTTAGCGAGTGCCACGCGGATCACTGGAGTGATGCTAGCACCGACATTTCTGATTGTCGCGTGGCGAGAACGTCGAGGTGCGATCGCTTATGTGGCAGGGTTAGCCACCAGTGTAGGGACTTTGCTGTATGTTGCTTATTGCACGCTTCGTTTTGGAGACCCTTTGGTATTTTTGCATACACAGAAAGCTTGGGGGAGAACCGAGGGATTTGCGTGGCAGGGGTGGTTGGAGATATTGAGAAAGGTTGTGATTGGGTCGATTGATGCCACTACAGGTACGATTAAAGATCCTTCACATCCAGTCTTATTTGTTGGAATTTGCGTTATTGCCTTTTTGTTGTGGCGCTTTCGTCAAGCCATCGGTTCGATTAAAGTCGGCTATGGTTTTTGCCTGTTAGGGTTTGTGCTGTGGCTTTTGGGGGGTGACAGTTTGATTAAAGCCGTGATGGTTTTTGGCGGGCTGTGTTTGTTGTGGCGATTGCCCAAGGGGCACTGCCAAAGGCAATCGCGAACTCAACTCAGCCTCACGGTATGGGTTTATGGCTTGTGTGTCTTTGCTTTAATTTTGAATACTGGAAGGGTTGTATCTATTGATCGCTACGCTTACAGTATTGTCTCGTTAGCGATCGCGTTCGGCTTGTGGCTGGCTCGTTACCCGCGTTGGGGATACCCGATTATGGGATTTTTTGCGCTTTTATTAGTCACCTTCGCAATTCGATTTTCTCAGCAGCTTTGGGTGGCATAGTCTTACCGCCATTCTCCTTGCACCACAAAGGCAGCCCAGTAATAGCTGCGTTCTTCGCCTAATGAGTATTCCAACAGAATGGTATTGTCATCGAGGACTTGTTGCTGAATCTGTTGCAGGTTGAGGGGTTGGGGATACTTTAAGGCTGCATAACGGGGGCTGTTGACTCGGATTTGTCCTTCAAGTTGCTGCAACTGGGTGAGGAGGGTGGCAATTTGTTGTTTGATTTCGTTTAATTGTTTATCGGTGTATTGACCTTTGAGCAGTTGTTCTCGGTTGTATTCGGCAGCGCTGAGTTGCTGTTGGATGGTGCGTTCTTGTTGGAGGAGTTCGGGGTTAACGCCTTGGCGGATGTTGGCGTTGGCTTCGGTGAGGAGTTCTAACAAAGAGCGAGCACGGGCGCGTTCGCTGGCGTGGAGAGCTAGGGCGTCGTATCCTTTATTAGGGTTGGTTTTGTGCAACTGCATCAGCAGGTCGATATAGAACTCGTAATAATCCTGCACTGAGGCAAAATATGAGGCGCGGAGTTCTTGGCTACCTATTTTGGTGCGGAGGTTTTCAATAATTTTGATTGCAGCCTCCATCTGAGTTAAAGCTGAGTTGAGATTGCCTCGGTTGCGTTCTAGGTAGGCGACATTATAGAGAGTGAGGGCTTCCCCTGCCTTGTTGCCAGTAGCCCGACTCAAGGGCAAGGATTGGTTGTAGAATTCCAGGGCTTTTTGCTTTTCTCCTAATGCGTCGTAAACTAAACCGATGTTATTGAGAGTAGCCGCTTCCATTGCCTTGTCCCCAGTAGCCCGTCTCAAGGGCAAGGATTGGTTGTAGAATTCCAGCGCTGTTTGCTTTTGACCTAACGCGTCGTAGACTAAACCGATGCTAGTGAGGGTAACGGCTTCCTGTGTCTTGTTCCCAGTAGCCCGAGTCAAGGGCAAGGATTGGTTGTAGAAATCCAGCGCTGTTTGCTTTTGACCTAACGCGTCGTAGACTGTACCGATGTTATTGAGAGTAACGGCTTCCTGTGTCTTGTTCCCAGTAGCCCGACTCAAGGGCAAGGATTGGTTGTAGAAATCCAGCGCTGTTTGCTTTTGATCTAACGCGTCGTAGACTAAACCGATGTTATTGAGAGTAGTGGCTTCCCCTGCCTTGTCCCCAGTAGCCCGTCTCAAGGGCAAGGCTTGGTTCAAAAAATCCAGCGCTTTTTGCTTTTCTCCTAATGCGTCGTAGACTCGACCGATGTTATTGAGAGTAACCGCTTCCCCTGTCTTGTTCCCAGTAGCCCGAGTTAAGGGCAAGGATTGGTTGTAGAAATCCAGCGCTGTTTGCTTGTCTCCTAATGCGTCGTAAACTCCACCGATGTTATTGAGAGTAGTGGCTTCCCCTGCCTTGTCCCCAGTAGCCCGTCTCAAGGGCAAAGATTGGTTGTAGAAATCCAGCGCTTTTTGCTTGTCTCCTAATGCGTCGTAGACTGTACCGATGTTATTGAGGGTAGTTGCTTCCCCTGCCTTGTTCCCAGTAGCCCGAGTCAAGGGCAAGGATTGGTTGTAGAAATCCAGCGCTTTTTGCTTGTCTCCTAATGCGTCGTAGACTCGACCGATGTTACTGAGAGTAACCGCTTCCTGTTTCTTGTCCCCAGTAGCCCGAGTCAAGGGCAAGGATTGGTTGTAGAAATCCAGCGCTTTTTGCTTGTCTCCTAATGCGTCGTAGACTGCGCCGATGTTATTGAGGGTAATGGCTTCCCCTGCCTTGTCCCCAGTAGCCCGAGTCAAGGGCAAGGATTGGTTGTAGAAATCCAGCGCTTTTTGCTTTTCTCCTAATGCGTGGTAGACTGTACCGATGTTATTGAGGGTAGCAGCTTCCCCTGCCTTGTCCCCAGTAGCCCGTCTTAAGGGCAAGGATTGGTTGAAGTAATCCAGCGCTGTTTGCTTTTCTCCTAATACGGAGTAGATTAAGCCAATCTGATTCAGGCTGACAGCTTCTGATTGGCTATCTCCGACAGCACGATACAGGGCTAGCGCCTTTTCATATTTTGTAATTGCTTGTCGTAGAGATTCTGCTGTTCCTTGCTTCCGTAGTTGCTCTCCCTCCTGATAAGCTCGTTTAGCAGCGGCGCGAGTTGCGTCTTGCTCACTAGCTGCTGGCTGTTGGGCAATGCTTGATGATCCCCCCCAGCCCCCCTTTTTAAGGGGGGAGAAGCGTGTTGGGGTGGCAGCTACGGACTCTGACAACAAGAGAACACCGATAAATAGAGCTAAACTTCGATGAACTATCCCTGGAAGCGATACTAGATTGAGCAACACCGAGCGCGATTTCTTCCCGATAGAGTTCCTTGCAATCTGCCTAACCACCTCGTCGTCCATCACGGCACCTATTTCTCTTGCGTCTACTTTAATCGACAATACCGTGACACTCTATCTCTGAGAGTTTAGAGGTTATGCAGGTACACTAGCGTAGATCCCCGACTTTTTTAAGAAGTCGGGGATCTGAACGCCTGACTTCTGCTGTCAATCAACTTAAAATCCCGGTTAGAGTCAAAACAAACCCAGGCAACACATCTTCTCCTGACAATCTGGTGGGGTTGTCCAACACTTCCACATCTCGCCCCTGACGATAGATTTCAACTGTTCGGTTTTGGATGTCAATCAGCCAACCCAACCTAGCGCCGTTATCCCTATATTCCTGCATTTTGGTTTGCAGGGATTGGAGTCGATCCGAACTGGAGCGCAATTCTATCACCAAGTCTGGGCAAACATTGGCAAACGTTTGCTTTTGCTCATCACTCAGAGAATCCCACCGTTGCTGACTAACCCAGGATGCATCAGGTGAGCGATCACTTCCATTGGGTAGACTAAATCCAGTAGAAGAATCAAAGGCAATACCCCCCCCACCCAGTTCCTCAACCCATTTGACAAGTTGATAGGTAATCTTGGCATTACGCTTCCCTGTTTCCCATCCCGTCGGTGGATTCACAATCAATTCTCCTGTCGCTGTTCTTTCTAATCTCAAGTCTTGATTAGCCGTTGCCAGTTCGACAAAATTATCATGACTCAGGGAAAGCGTCAGATTTAATGGGAGGTTAAGCTGAATTGTTTCGGCTACTGTCATTTGGATTTTGGATGCAAGGATTGGGGATTTTCCCAGGAGGATGAATCTGGGGACTGGAAATTAAGTTTTAGGGTGGGTTACCGCTACGCCTAACCCACCCAATGCTTGTTACCTCATAATAATGAACGGCCTGAAGATTAATCTGCCTTCCGCAACAATGCCCCTGGTTGAATAGCACCCTCCACTGTCGCTACTCCCACTAAACCCTCACGCGATCGCAAAGTTACCTTCCCCTTATCGGTGATCGCATTAAACACTGTACCCGGTGCGATCGCACCCAACTCTACCCCACCGAACCACAACTTCGCTTCATTCCCCTTCACCTCAGTAACCACAGTATCTGCTGCCGGATTGGGGGTATTGATGAAATACATGGGTTGCTTTTCATACCCACTTCCCACCTTCGCTTCATAACGGGGAGTTTGGTCAAAGTCTTTAGGTATCTTAGGAACCACGTAGGTGATCGCACTTTCTGGTGTACCTGTTTGCTGCCAAAGATACTGCGTCAATTTGTAGGTAAAAGCGCCTGCATAGAAACCATTAAAACGTGCATCTGCTGCCGTTTGATTGGGGTTTGTTGCTGCCAAGACAACGCCTTTCGCAACTCCCGCTCGATACCGCCTGATATACTCTTCACGAGAAAGACTCAGACGTGACAACCACTTGTCTTGATAGGCTTTTTCTTCACGAGAAATCTGTACCTTTTCCCCACCTTCTCGCGCACGGACTTTAAATTTTCTAGTAGCAGCACCTGAATAGCAACTATCCAGAACAGCCGTAAAATTCTCACTCTTAACAGCCGACATCAACAGGAATAAAGTATGTCCCATAATGTCTTGTACAGTACCACCTTGGGCAGGATATTCATCGGGTAGGGAACTATCAATCGGAACAAAGGTACCATTGACTCCACTCTTATCCCGACTCGAACCCACGAAGATAGGATCGGGATCGAGAACGAGAGAACCATGCCCAGAGTAGTGAAATACGACTACATCCCCAGGCTTAGCTTGCTGAATTAAATGCCCTTCAAATGCGTCTAAAATTCCAGAACGAGTAGCTTTTTCATCAATCAGAGTATAAATATCTTTAGGATTAAACCCAAAACGGTGAATCAGCAGATTGCGCTGCAACTCTACATCATTCAAACATCCATCCAAGGGAGAAGATGAATACTGATTGATGCCAACGAGTAAAGCCAGTTTGCGAGGAGTACTTTGTGCTAAAACCTTTCCGTAGCGATTGCCCTGTCGTTGAATGTTAAGCTGATTTAATCCTAAGCTTGCCAGAGTAGACCCAGCAAATTGAAAAAACTGACGACGAGAAATAGGGTACATGACAGCCCTATTTCCGATAGTTTTTTAGGTGTTTTCACCTAGTATATAAGTCATCGGGGCACGATCTTTGCGTGCCATACCCTGCCAAGATATAACAAAAGTCTATTATCTGTCACCCAGATTTTCTCACCTTCATCAAATTCAACGCGCTAGGGAGAATTCCTTGAGCAATCTACCTACTGATTGAATAAATTATCGAGTAACTAGCAGACTAAATAGCTCGTCCTGTAATCTGCTATCAAGCTTCTTAGCAGAACGTCTAACAAATTCAAAAATTTTTGACCTTAACAATTCTTTGATTGAGAGGTTGAACAGGTCTAGCATTCCTACTATAAACCGATGTTAATTTGGCAATTTGCTCTGAGGATATCTCAATAGGAGTTCTCATCACATTCCAACTCACTCCTTCACTACAAGGAGGGGTAGTTAAGGAGCCAATGTAACTGTAATAAGACTTGTTGTCTGGTGGCAGAACACTAGCATTCACGCTAATACCCTGAACAAGTTTTTCTCCTTTCTGGGTAGGAATATGAGTCCATAACGTTTCAATGAAATCGTTGAGTTTACCTTCTTTCATAAAAACCCCAACGACTGCTAATTTTCCATCTTGAC
This Microcoleus sp. AS-A8 DNA region includes the following protein-coding sequences:
- a CDS encoding B12-binding domain-containing radical SAM protein, whose translation is MTSAVFASERLLFTPATPQAGAIPTIFAFPNEYSVGITSLGYQVVWATLASRSDLQVSRWFTDVHEPLPGQPELLGYSLSWELDYVNLLNSLEDLGIPLRSVEREDHHPLVFGGGPVLTANPEPFADFFDLILLGDGEILLGEFLEAYKEVRSAQRETQLRHLAQVPGVYVPSLYEITYHDSTGEIQSIQPVEAEIPPRVEKQTYRGNTLSASTVVTEKAAWENIYMVEVVRSCPEMCRFCLASYLTLPFRTPSATESLIPAIDRGLEVTKRIGLLGASVTQHPEFEVLLDYLSQPRYEDVRLSIASVRTNTVTPKLAETLTQRGTNSITIAVESGSERLRQIINKKLTNEEILQAALNAKAGGLKSLKLYGMVGVPGEEMSDVEQTVAMMKQIKKAAPGLRLTFGCSTFVPKAHTPFQWFGVNSQAEKRLKFLQKHLKPQGIDFRPESYNWSVIQALISRGDRRLSHLLELTRHYGDSVGSYRRAFKELKGQLPELDFYVHTNWSTDKVLPWNHLQGPLPQGTLLKHRDAAVSQFEPPQVVGIG
- a CDS encoding Uma2 family endonuclease, whose amino-acid sequence is MTVAETIQLNLPLNLTLSLSHDNFVELATANQDLRLERTATGELIVNPPTGWETGKRNAKITYQLVKWVEELGGGGIAFDSSTGFSLPNGSDRSPDASWVSQQRWDSLSDEQKQTFANVCPDLVIELRSSSDRLQSLQTKMQEYRDNGARLGWLIDIQNRTVEIYRQGRDVEVLDNPTRLSGEDVLPGFVLTLTGILS
- a CDS encoding caspase family protein — translated: MYPISRRQFFQFAGSTLASLGLNQLNIQRQGNRYGKVLAQSTPRKLALLVGINQYSSSPLDGCLNDVELQRNLLIHRFGFNPKDIYTLIDEKATRSGILDAFEGHLIQQAKPGDVVVFHYSGHGSLVLDPDPIFVGSSRDKSGVNGTFVPIDSSLPDEYPAQGGTVQDIMGHTLFLLMSAVKSENFTAVLDSCYSGAATRKFKVRAREGGEKVQISREEKAYQDKWLSRLSLSREEYIRRYRAGVAKGVVLAATNPNQTAADARFNGFYAGAFTYKLTQYLWQQTGTPESAITYVVPKIPKDFDQTPRYEAKVGSGYEKQPMYFINTPNPAADTVVTEVKGNEAKLWFGGVELGAIAPGTVFNAITDKGKVTLRSREGLVGVATVEGAIQPGALLRKAD